The following coding sequences lie in one Microbacterium sp. XT11 genomic window:
- a CDS encoding phage major capsid protein, with protein MPNLIIESGVLLASEDDRTAGGLLVPFNEKCRSNLGEFIVEPGALTLPRHPSGAVFTDEHDRVVGEAVLLAEEADGIHATFRIDETPEGDAALAAIRSGKRRHLSVEAAHMVIQGGKAVAGRLFGGSLVERPAFPSAVLLAAEGDQIETQEKEPTETKEETTETFTDEQGVEHVRKSTRVTRVQGDTTTITETIEITEPEPPAEGDTDMPNATVPGTLLAGQHNQNQTSEPVTKAAFAKIVSTAMRQPEQAHTLLAALNDVKISGTGAVGTAAVAPDYIGEIWSGQPFARKVIPLLQHGDLTSLRTIGWRWVVKPEVAEWAGNKAAVPSNTPTTEPDEWTIQRFAGGWDIAREFVDFGETEVIESFLTAAAGSYARKSDDWTLAQLLAAATATAVTDVPTGIPAALAGIVDGALAVIANDARPSYALVNPADYRPLLFTQKNDTLEYLSMALGLDEGSLDGFKIVPHTGITAGSVLVGAREAAAIHELPGSPIRVNALDMVKGGIDEALFGYVQFRGYYAEGIQLVSLTPAGAGA; from the coding sequence ATGCCCAACCTCATCATTGAGTCCGGCGTGCTGCTCGCGTCCGAGGACGACCGCACGGCAGGCGGCCTGCTCGTGCCGTTCAACGAGAAGTGCCGCAGCAACCTGGGCGAGTTCATCGTCGAGCCCGGTGCTCTCACCCTGCCCCGTCACCCGTCCGGTGCCGTGTTCACCGACGAGCACGATCGGGTAGTCGGTGAGGCTGTGCTGCTCGCAGAGGAAGCGGACGGCATCCACGCGACCTTCCGCATCGACGAGACCCCCGAGGGCGACGCCGCTCTCGCCGCGATCCGCAGCGGCAAGCGTCGGCACCTGTCCGTCGAGGCCGCACACATGGTCATTCAGGGCGGTAAGGCGGTCGCCGGCCGGCTGTTCGGCGGCTCGCTCGTCGAACGTCCCGCGTTCCCGTCCGCGGTGCTGCTCGCCGCCGAGGGCGACCAGATCGAGACCCAGGAGAAGGAACCGACCGAGACGAAGGAAGAGACCACCGAGACGTTCACGGACGAGCAGGGCGTCGAGCACGTCCGCAAGAGCACCCGAGTCACCCGAGTCCAGGGCGACACCACCACCATCACCGAAACCATCGAGATCACCGAGCCGGAACCGCCGGCAGAAGGAGACACAGACATGCCCAACGCAACCGTGCCCGGTACGCTGCTCGCCGGCCAGCACAACCAGAACCAGACCTCCGAGCCGGTTACCAAGGCCGCGTTCGCCAAGATCGTCTCGACCGCGATGCGTCAGCCCGAGCAGGCCCACACGCTGCTCGCCGCGTTGAATGACGTGAAGATCAGCGGCACCGGTGCAGTCGGCACCGCGGCCGTCGCCCCCGACTACATCGGGGAGATTTGGAGTGGCCAGCCGTTCGCCCGCAAGGTGATCCCGCTGCTCCAGCACGGAGACCTCACCTCGCTTCGGACGATCGGGTGGCGCTGGGTCGTCAAGCCCGAGGTCGCGGAGTGGGCCGGCAACAAGGCTGCCGTGCCGTCGAACACGCCGACGACCGAGCCCGACGAGTGGACCATTCAGCGGTTCGCGGGCGGCTGGGACATCGCCCGCGAGTTCGTGGACTTCGGTGAGACGGAGGTCATCGAGTCGTTCCTGACGGCCGCCGCCGGCTCCTACGCACGCAAGTCCGACGACTGGACGCTCGCGCAGCTCCTGGCTGCCGCGACCGCGACCGCCGTCACGGACGTGCCCACCGGCATCCCGGCCGCTCTCGCCGGCATCGTTGACGGTGCTCTCGCGGTGATCGCGAACGACGCCCGCCCGTCCTACGCGCTCGTGAACCCCGCCGACTATCGGCCGCTCCTGTTCACCCAGAAGAACGACACGCTCGAGTACCTGAGCATGGCCCTGGGTCTGGACGAGGGATCGCTCGACGGCTTCAAGATCGTCCCGCACACGGGCATCACCGCCGGGTCCGTGCTTGTCGGCGCGCGTGAAGCGGCCGCGATCCACGAGCTTCCCGGGTCGCCCATCCGGGTCAACGCGCTCGACATGGTGAAGGGCGGCATCGACGAGGCGCTGTTCGGTTACGTGCAGTTCCGCGGCTACTACGCCGAGGGCATCCAGCTCGTCTCGCTCACCCCGGCCGGCGCTGGCGCGTAA
- a CDS encoding tail fiber domain-containing protein, producing the protein MPESYTGNEGTTAAANGMAAMDGNEDRRNGWLAINKTRDYIVAKMNAAISSAVAQAKAYTDQKFAAISLTWNAITGKPTSFPPSAHNHDQLVSGSSRWGIGGAGEWWTNNAVGVYGSFAATGRVDMPNLSPVTSGYVAMYKNGDGRVGISPSARRFKKDIRSRTYTLEQLAAIRVVEYRLRAAVYGNGDAPIDVGVIAEELTAPGLSEFVAFDEDGQPLSVHYERIVLVVIGAMQELMHGVELLTQRIEALEAHHAAR; encoded by the coding sequence ATGCCCGAAAGCTACACAGGCAACGAAGGGACCACCGCCGCCGCGAACGGCATGGCGGCGATGGACGGGAACGAGGACCGCCGTAACGGGTGGCTCGCGATCAACAAGACCCGCGACTACATCGTGGCGAAGATGAACGCCGCGATCTCAAGCGCCGTCGCGCAGGCCAAGGCCTATACCGATCAGAAGTTCGCCGCGATCAGCCTCACCTGGAACGCGATCACCGGCAAGCCCACATCGTTCCCGCCGTCCGCGCACAACCACGACCAGCTCGTCTCCGGTAGCTCCCGCTGGGGCATCGGTGGCGCAGGGGAGTGGTGGACGAACAACGCCGTGGGCGTCTATGGAAGCTTCGCCGCGACCGGGCGTGTGGACATGCCGAACCTCTCGCCCGTGACCAGCGGCTACGTCGCCATGTACAAGAACGGCGACGGCCGCGTCGGGATCAGCCCGTCTGCCCGCCGATTCAAGAAGGACATCCGCTCCCGCACCTACACGCTCGAGCAGCTCGCCGCGATCCGTGTCGTAGAGTACCGGCTCCGCGCCGCGGTCTACGGCAACGGTGACGCACCGATCGACGTAGGCGTGATCGCGGAAGAACTGACCGCCCCCGGCCTCTCCGAGTTCGTCGCCTTCGACGAGGACGGCCAACCGCTCTCGGTCCACTACGAACGCATCGTGCTCGTCGTTATCGGCGCGATGCAAGAACTTATGCACGGCGTGGAACTGCTCACGCAGCGCATCGAAGCATTGGAGGCGCACCATGCAGCGCGTTGA
- a CDS encoding DNA N-6-adenine-methyltransferase: protein MGNAKARTAGRTSTKADPFDDEMFANRNDRWLTPLEIIRSLGDFDLDPCAAPGHPTAAERWTPEEIGDGLSMPWFGRVWLNPPYGRESRVWMERMVVHGHGTALIPVATGTRLWQEVVFPHATAILFYRHRVTFIHPKGDSGGMVSPAASALIAFGNRDATALRDSGLPGYFLPVAYDEEPRDTPV, encoded by the coding sequence ATGGGTAACGCCAAAGCGCGGACAGCGGGTCGCACGAGCACGAAGGCGGATCCGTTCGACGACGAGATGTTCGCGAACCGCAACGACCGCTGGCTCACGCCTCTCGAGATCATCCGCTCTCTCGGAGACTTTGACCTAGATCCGTGTGCCGCGCCGGGGCATCCGACTGCAGCTGAGCGGTGGACGCCAGAGGAAATCGGGGATGGGTTGTCTATGCCGTGGTTCGGCCGTGTGTGGTTGAATCCGCCGTACGGCCGAGAATCGCGCGTATGGATGGAACGCATGGTTGTGCACGGTCACGGAACCGCGCTGATCCCCGTCGCAACCGGAACGCGACTCTGGCAAGAGGTCGTGTTTCCCCACGCCACGGCGATCCTGTTCTATCGGCATCGCGTCACCTTCATTCACCCCAAAGGTGACAGCGGCGGCATGGTCTCCCCAGCCGCATCCGCGTTGATCGCGTTTGGGAACCGTGATGCAACGGCGCTCCGGGATTCTGGGCTCCCCGGCTACTTCCTGCCGGTCGCATACGACGAAGAGCCACGCGACACGCCGGTCTGA